In Stomoxys calcitrans chromosome 2, idStoCalc2.1, whole genome shotgun sequence, the following proteins share a genomic window:
- the LOC106092470 gene encoding sarcocystatin-A-like, whose protein sequence is MATLQMTGGITPVSDLKKVEDDLKVSLSKLAAGDDGPHYTLGKIYSATVQIVQGTKTKIVADLIDRNGKTKKCGVTIWSRPWLPNGIQVTFDCDGEPQVVRTHDP, encoded by the exons ATGGCTACACTACAA aTGACTGGTGGGATTACGCCCGTTTCTGATTTAAAGAAAGTAGAAGATGACTTGAAGGTGTCATTGTCCAAATTGGCGGCAGGTGATGACGGTCCACATTATAC GTTGGGTAAAATCTATTCTGCCACCGTACAAATTGTCCAaggaaccaaaacaaaaattgttgccGATCTCATTGATAGGAatggaaaaaccaaaaaatgtgGAGTTACTATTTGGTCTCGTCCATGGTTGCCCAATGGCATTCAGGTTACATTCGATTGTGATGGTGAACCACAAGTAGTTAGAACTCATGATCCCTGA
- the LOC106092467 gene encoding sarcocystatin-A — translation MKVWIFLGFCMAMAMASQPPISGGITSVRNLKEAEKELNASLAKLATGDGPRYRLVKIYSATRQVVAGRKSEIVADLVDNNGKTKKCNVTIWSRPWLPDGIEVTFRCDGEQKLTRKHSA, via the exons ATGAAAGTGTGGATTTTTTTGGGCTTTTGTATGGCCATGGCCATGGCTTCCCAACCACCAATT TCAGGTGGTATCACATCAGTGCGTAATCTTAAAGAAGCTGAAAAGGAATTGAATGCATCCTTGGCCAAGTTAGCTACTGGTGATGGTCCTCGCTATAG ATTGGTGAAAATATATTCGGCCACTAGACAAGTGGTCGCTGGCCGCAAGAGCGAAATCGTAGCTGATCTTGTGGATAACAACGGCAAGACCAAGAAGTGCAATGTGACCATTTGGTCTCGCCCATGGTTGCCCGATGGCATTGAAGTCACCTTCCGCTGTGATGGAGAACAAAAGTTGACCAGGAAACATAGCGCTTAg
- the LOC106092471 gene encoding sarcocystatin-A, translated as MKFVIFLTILAVIGFASASEDCAGCPEPMDLEEAKQILDETLFMLDSLDGPHYTSGMIHEATKQVVAGIRYTINCDLIENENKFDTCDVVIVKTPWLGETEVTFKCPNQEDNVKSYHD; from the exons atgaaatttgtgatttttttaacaatattggCTGTAATTGGCTTTGCCAGTGCCTCTGAGGATTGTGCAGGATGTCCTGAGCCAATGGATCTGGAGGAAGCCAAGCAGATACTGGATGAGACATTGTTCATGTTGGATTCTCTGGATGGCCCCCATTATAC GTCAGGTATGATTCATGAGGCTACGAAACAAGTTGTTGCTGGCATCCGCTATACCATTAATTgtgatttaattgaaaatgagaaTAAATTCGACACCTGTGATGTTGTAATCGTTAAAACACCATGGCTGGGAGAAACCGAAGTTACTTTCAAATGTCCAAATCAAGAGGACAATGTCAAGTCTTACCATGACTGA